The DNA sequence GTTCTTAAAGAAATGTGAATTGATTCACCAGGCTTCCATGTACTTAGCAGGTCTTTATCATTGGGATGAGTTTTCCAGCCAGAGCCATCTGTTAAGTATACTACAATGTCATTCTTGAAGTCTCCATGTTTGTCACCACTAAATAGCTGGTACCGCTCTATCTCGATGGTAGCCTTTAGAGGTATTAGAAAAACTAAAAGAAGTATGGTTATAAAGATGTATTTTATCATTTTTTGCCTGCACATTCTCTAAAATTAAAATAGGTAGACAAATTTAGGTGAATTCATTACTTTGCCTGAATTAGAGTAAGGAGTGTATCTATGAAAAAAAGCTTGTTATTATTTCTAACTATAGCATGTTCACATCTTTTTGGGCATGTTCAATCGATTACTTCAGAGGAGCAACTTAATGCAACAACTGCAAGTGGTATGGTATTAGTTGACTTTTATGCATCTTGGTGTGGGCCTTGCAAGCAATTAGCACCTGTTTTGGACAAACTGTCTGATGAAATGCAAGGCAAGGTAGTATTTGCTAAAGTTGATTCAGATGCCTTGCGAGCGGTGTCTAAGAAGCTTGGTGTGACAGCTCTTCCTACGGTTATTTTATACCGAGATGGAAAAGAGGTGCGTCGATTTACAGGCTTTAAGGATGGTAGTGCTATTAAAGCATTGATAGGTGCATCTTAAGGATCGTCAATAGAGGGTGCAGCACGAGAGCGTTTTTTTTGAGAGTGCTTGGCTTTTGTGGCCAAGTTTTCTCGTTTAACAGAGCGAGGTAAACGCGTAGCAATGCGCTCTGGGGGACGGTAGTTGAGTTTTTCTACTACTTTTCTCAGTTTGGTTATGCAATGTTGTTTGTTAAGATGTTGGCTGCGCTCTTTTTGGCATGTGACAACAATGCCTGTGGGTGTATGGGTGAGTCTGACAGCGCTGTCTGTCTTATTGACGTGCTGTCCTCCGCTGCCGCTAGAGCGATATGCAGAGATGTGACATTCTGCTAATAATTTTTCATCAGATTCAGGTAAAATAATTTCAAACTCATTCATCATTTACTTGGGATGCCATTTTTTGAATGGTTATTGTGAATGATGATAACTCCTGCAGTGATAACGAGAAGCACTCCAACAAGATCTAATGTTTTTGGTACAATATCCCAAATTAACCAGTCAAACATACCTACAAAAACTACGCTTACATATTGATAGATGCCAATTTGAGAGGCCTCTGCATATTTGTAACCATGAACTAAAGAAAGTTGCGCTGTAAGAAGAGCTGCACCACTTAGCACAGCAAAGAATATAGCTTCAAGAGATGGGTATGAAGGTATAAAAAAAAGTAAGGGAACTTGGATGAGCGCACCTATTCCAAGATAGTAGAAGATGATACGGATGCCAGGGTCGGTATTGGTCAAAAGCTTCATTAGTAAATAAGCAACAGCTAGGGATAAGCCGGAAATAAGGGCTATGAAATTTCCAGTATGAGTAAAAATAGCTTCCGTCGGTCTTATGATAAAGATGATACCGATAAAGCCTATGGCTACTGCTATCCATATGCTTTTTTCTATCTTTACTTTTAGAAATAGTAACATGAGAAGAGGAATAAAAATAGGCGCCGTATTGAATAGTAGGGTACTATTGACAATGGGGATATAGTGAATGGATATTGTATAAAGAAGACTTGCAATCGTTCCAAATACAGCCCTTCCAATAAGGTAAGAGTAGTGTTCAGATTTTAAGTAGCCAAAGCCATTTTTGATGATATAAGGAAGGAGTATGGTAGATCCTGTTAAGTAAGCCAAAAAGCTTACCCAAAAAGCAGAGCTTGTTTGGATGGCAACTTTTGTAAGTATTCCAAATAGTGCCATACAAAAAAAGCCAACAATGGCGTATAAGCTACCTTTTATGATGTTTGGTTGTTCAATGGTCATGAATTACCGCAATATTTTTTAGTTCTGTTAAAACTTGTTGGTCTGTTTTACCGTGAATACTCACTTTAAATCGGCTTATTTTATTGTAGATGAGGTTGCGCTCATCATACATCTTTTCAAATGAGTTTATGGGGTCATGTGGATCTAAAAAAATGGGGACACCATTAAGAAAAATTCTTTGTTTGATGATCTCTTTATT is a window from the Chlamydiales bacterium genome containing:
- a CDS encoding DMT family transporter, which produces MTIEQPNIIKGSLYAIVGFFCMALFGILTKVAIQTSSAFWVSFLAYLTGSTILLPYIIKNGFGYLKSEHYSYLIGRAVFGTIASLLYTISIHYIPIVNSTLLFNTAPIFIPLLMLLFLKVKIEKSIWIAVAIGFIGIIFIIRPTEAIFTHTGNFIALISGLSLAVAYLLMKLLTNTDPGIRIIFYYLGIGALIQVPLLFFIPSYPSLEAIFFAVLSGAALLTAQLSLVHGYKYAEASQIGIYQYVSVVFVGMFDWLIWDIVPKTLDLVGVLLVITAGVIIIHNNHSKNGIPSK
- the trxA gene encoding thioredoxin, which codes for MKKSLLLFLTIACSHLFGHVQSITSEEQLNATTASGMVLVDFYASWCGPCKQLAPVLDKLSDEMQGKVVFAKVDSDALRAVSKKLGVTALPTVILYRDGKEVRRFTGFKDGSAIKALIGAS